A stretch of the Paenibacillus dendritiformis genome encodes the following:
- a CDS encoding YhcN/YlaJ family sporulation lipoprotein, which produces MRKKMVLLTLAAAMVMSMGLTGCATTRDNVTTKSNNMRTRTTHDGIYPLGMNPNLDTNANKYNGNRYGTRGYGVDGVRGYGVDGIGTRGYGVGGTGTRGLGVDGIGTRGWGVDGIGTRGWGVDGIGTRGHGVDGIGTRGYGLDGIGTRDGMRGLGVDGIGTRGWGVDGAGTRGYGVDGMGTRGYGVGGTGTRGYGVDGMYGTHRYGTHGYGTHNYGMTGYGVDGSRLHGYGTGTHSMTNMHMNKKIADKIARMKGVKSANVMLTNNNAYVAVSTDTAMKTKGTGKGAHHLKAKGTHHRGTGAKSISSRGGTGNLDARSKSHTLNNSVDMRTSSDISADLKNRIAEIVKKDAPQCQQVYVSSNPDFVKRMNEFMKSSKEGRPLSGFANDFQEMVYRIFPTQEYGTTRQMTNTHPRRLNNMAPGLR; this is translated from the coding sequence ATGCGTAAAAAGATGGTCCTGCTCACGTTGGCAGCGGCAATGGTCATGTCCATGGGGTTGACGGGCTGCGCGACGACAAGAGACAATGTCACCACAAAGAGCAATAACATGCGTACCCGCACAACCCATGATGGAATCTACCCTCTGGGCATGAATCCGAATCTGGACACCAACGCCAACAAATATAACGGCAACCGCTACGGCACACGAGGCTATGGAGTAGACGGTGTTCGCGGTTATGGCGTAGACGGCATTGGCACTCGCGGCTACGGCGTCGGCGGTACCGGCACTCGCGGCTTGGGCGTGGACGGCATCGGCACCCGCGGCTGGGGCGTTGATGGCATCGGCACTCGGGGCTGGGGCGTTGATGGCATCGGCACTCGGGGCCATGGCGTAGACGGCATCGGTACCCGCGGCTACGGCCTCGATGGCATCGGTACTCGCGACGGTATGCGCGGCTTGGGCGTAGACGGCATCGGCACTCGCGGCTGGGGTGTTGATGGAGCAGGCACTCGCGGTTATGGCGTAGACGGAATGGGTACACGCGGTTACGGCGTCGGCGGCACCGGTACACGCGGCTACGGCGTAGACGGCATGTATGGCACCCATAGATACGGCACACATGGCTATGGAACGCATAATTATGGCATGACGGGTTATGGAGTAGACGGCAGCCGTCTGCATGGTTACGGCACTGGGACTCATTCCATGACCAATATGCACATGAACAAGAAAATCGCTGACAAAATTGCCCGCATGAAGGGAGTTAAATCAGCGAACGTCATGCTGACCAACAACAATGCTTATGTAGCCGTATCGACGGACACGGCTATGAAGACGAAGGGAACGGGCAAGGGAGCGCATCATCTGAAGGCAAAGGGAACCCATCACCGCGGGACCGGAGCGAAAAGCATCAGCAGCCGAGGCGGTACCGGAAATCTCGATGCTCGTTCCAAGAGCCATACCTTGAATAACAGCGTAGACATGCGCACAAGCAGCGATATATCGGCTGACTTGAAGAACCGCATTGCCGAGATTGTCAAAAAAGATGCTCCGCAATGCCAACAAGTGTACGTGTCATCCAACCCGGATTTCGTCAAACGGATGAATGAGTTTATGAAGAGCTCGAAAGAAGGCCGTCCGTTGTCGGGATTCGCCAACGACTTTCAAGAAATGGTTTATCGTATCTTCCCAACACAAGAATATGGAACCACGAGACAAATGACCAATACTCATCCGAGACGGCTGAACAATATGGCTCCCGGCTTGAGATAA
- a CDS encoding DUF4340 domain-containing protein encodes MKKLMPAALLVIVFGILYWYASSNHFFLETGKEAESAPVLVKAEAEQVNAIELDAGGKKLKLVKVKEDWKVQGNEDYPVSSYAAADWISTFTGVTGQAVVEEDAEDLAKYGLDHPAAVYSISEGGNVRRIEVGGNTPVPGTVYARIAGAKTVFQVAESELSGLKRSLFDFSRKEPLTFALEEVREFKWTGDGQTFDLRRDTKKDSSADEGENWSLNGEKLTQEKATSLLNAFRFLNTDREPERADALTGSGAKPDWTLTITLQPEAVDPGEAQEKAVTKRYGGYMKEEHMWIIPDGEGWAYPVEESSFQEAVQTWQDVEKREESESAQK; translated from the coding sequence ATGAAAAAGCTGATGCCGGCTGCTCTGCTGGTTATTGTTTTCGGCATACTGTATTGGTATGCATCGTCGAATCATTTTTTTCTCGAGACCGGCAAGGAAGCGGAATCTGCGCCTGTCCTCGTGAAGGCGGAGGCGGAACAAGTGAACGCCATTGAATTGGATGCCGGCGGGAAAAAGCTGAAGCTGGTTAAGGTAAAGGAAGATTGGAAGGTGCAGGGGAACGAGGATTATCCGGTAAGCTCTTATGCGGCGGCCGATTGGATTTCGACGTTTACCGGGGTAACGGGGCAAGCCGTGGTGGAAGAGGATGCCGAAGACTTGGCGAAATACGGCCTGGATCATCCCGCTGCCGTCTACTCCATTTCAGAAGGAGGGAATGTCCGCCGGATTGAGGTCGGAGGGAACACCCCGGTTCCCGGAACGGTCTACGCCCGGATCGCTGGAGCAAAGACAGTCTTTCAAGTAGCCGAATCCGAGTTGTCGGGCCTGAAGCGCTCTCTCTTTGATTTCTCCCGGAAAGAACCGTTGACATTCGCACTGGAGGAAGTCCGGGAATTCAAGTGGACAGGGGACGGGCAGACCTTCGATCTGAGAAGAGACACCAAAAAGGATTCTTCGGCAGATGAAGGGGAGAATTGGAGCTTGAATGGCGAGAAGTTAACGCAAGAAAAAGCAACCTCGCTTCTCAATGCCTTCCGTTTCCTGAACACAGATCGCGAGCCGGAACGCGCCGATGCCCTGACGGGATCCGGGGCAAAGCCGGATTGGACGCTCACGATTACCCTGCAGCCGGAAGCCGTTGACCCGGGAGAGGCGCAAGAAAAAGCGGTCACGAAGCGATATGGCGGGTATATGAAGGAGGAGCATATGTGGATCATCCCGGATGGCGAAGGATGGGCCTATCCGGTCGAGGAGTCATCCTTCCAGGAAGCGGTTCAGACGTGGCAGGATGTGGAGAAGCGCGAAGAATCTGAATCCGCTCAGAAGTAA
- a CDS encoding ketoacyl-ACP synthase III — protein MPITRLRTKARITAFGSFVPERRLTNDDLAAMVDTNDEWIVSRTGMKERRIADPDTYASDLAVKAAHDLAERHGVDLRQVDAVLVATSTPDAFFPNTAALVQARLGMDNALALDISNACAGFVSGLQLGIGLIEAGLHQRVLVIGTEVLSKTVDYADRSTCILFGDGAGAMLLEADERRDSFIASLSDTTGDTDAVLYRRATADRIGDVELREDGKLVQNGRVLYKWALQQIPLGIGNILSALQWNSDAVDWFIPHSANLRMIEAISERSGIPMERTLTSVACYGNTSAASIPLAISLALGEGKLKPGDTTLLYGFGGGFSQAALLLRWPELR, from the coding sequence ATGCCAATAACACGTTTGCGTACGAAAGCCCGCATTACCGCTTTTGGATCTTTTGTCCCCGAGCGCCGCTTGACCAATGACGATCTGGCTGCGATGGTGGACACCAATGATGAATGGATCGTGAGCCGGACCGGGATGAAGGAACGCCGGATTGCCGATCCGGACACCTACGCCTCCGATCTGGCGGTGAAGGCGGCCCATGATCTGGCGGAGCGCCACGGAGTTGACCTGCGGCAGGTGGATGCCGTATTGGTGGCCACGTCCACTCCGGATGCTTTTTTCCCGAATACCGCGGCTCTTGTCCAAGCTCGGCTCGGAATGGATAATGCGCTGGCTCTCGATATTTCCAATGCGTGCGCTGGCTTCGTCAGCGGACTTCAGTTAGGGATTGGCTTAATCGAAGCGGGCCTGCATCAACGCGTACTCGTTATCGGAACCGAGGTATTGAGCAAGACCGTAGACTACGCCGATCGGAGCACCTGCATCCTGTTCGGCGATGGCGCCGGAGCGATGCTGCTCGAGGCGGATGAGCGCAGAGACAGCTTTATCGCCTCTTTGTCGGACACGACGGGAGACACCGATGCGGTCTTATACCGTCGGGCCACCGCCGATCGGATTGGAGATGTGGAGCTTAGAGAGGATGGGAAATTGGTGCAAAACGGCCGCGTACTCTATAAATGGGCGCTGCAGCAAATCCCTCTCGGCATCGGAAACATCTTGTCCGCGCTGCAATGGAATTCGGATGCGGTGGACTGGTTCATTCCGCACAGCGCCAACCTGCGCATGATTGAAGCGATTAGCGAACGAAGCGGCATTCCCATGGAACGGACGTTAACGAGCGTCGCCTGCTATGGCAACACATCGGCGGCAAGCATTCCGCTGGCCATCTCCCTCGCTCTGGGCGAGGGGAAGCTGAAGCCAGGGGATACGACGCTGCTGTATGGGTTCGGAGGAGGCTTCTCTCAGGCGGCGCTTCTGCTTCGCTGGCCAGAATTGCGTTGA
- the nagA gene encoding N-acetylglucosamine-6-phosphate deacetylase: MNKSTFTVKQARVVTPNGILTDGVVRVEDGRIVFIGTPAQLSDRDRSGLDEAIDAEGGYLLPGFIDVHVHGGFGADFMDATAEAYDTITRFHMEHGTTAMLATSMTQSREALDKVVAAVDAYMKRDMPYAQLAGLHLEGPFVNPKYKGAQNEAYMLDPQIEWLEAWDKNHPGIMKQLSLAPERQHAIEAIRWSRDHGINVAAAHTDATFEQVTEAVNAGLNQAVHTFNAMSPVHHRNPGVAGAVLTDDRITAEVIADGHHVHPACIKLLARSKAPGKLVLITDAMSAAGMPNGAYELGGLPVTVKDGVARLTEGDSLAGSTLTMIGAVRFVIEQVGLSVEEASRLASINPAKQLRIDDITGSIEVGKQADLVWTDRDLNIRRVWVKGRSHMQQA, translated from the coding sequence ATGAATAAGTCAACATTTACGGTGAAGCAAGCTCGCGTCGTAACGCCGAACGGCATCCTGACGGATGGCGTCGTCCGCGTAGAGGATGGGCGCATTGTCTTCATCGGAACACCAGCACAATTGTCGGACAGAGATCGCTCAGGGCTTGACGAAGCCATCGATGCCGAAGGCGGGTACTTGCTGCCCGGGTTCATCGATGTGCACGTGCACGGCGGCTTCGGCGCCGACTTCATGGACGCGACAGCGGAGGCGTATGACACGATTACGCGCTTCCATATGGAGCATGGCACGACGGCGATGCTCGCCACGTCCATGACGCAGTCCCGCGAAGCGCTGGACAAGGTCGTCGCGGCCGTCGACGCTTATATGAAGCGGGATATGCCTTATGCCCAGCTGGCGGGTCTTCACCTCGAAGGACCGTTCGTCAATCCGAAGTACAAAGGGGCGCAGAACGAAGCCTATATGCTCGATCCGCAAATCGAGTGGCTGGAAGCTTGGGATAAGAACCATCCGGGCATCATGAAGCAATTGAGCCTCGCTCCGGAGCGGCAGCATGCCATCGAAGCGATCCGCTGGTCTCGGGATCACGGCATTAACGTGGCGGCGGCCCATACCGACGCGACATTCGAGCAGGTGACCGAAGCGGTCAATGCGGGCCTGAACCAAGCGGTGCATACATTCAATGCGATGTCCCCGGTCCATCACCGCAATCCGGGCGTCGCCGGCGCCGTCCTGACCGACGATCGGATTACGGCCGAAGTCATAGCGGACGGCCATCACGTGCATCCCGCATGCATCAAGCTGCTCGCCCGCTCCAAAGCGCCAGGCAAGCTCGTGCTTATTACGGACGCGATGTCCGCGGCGGGCATGCCGAACGGAGCTTACGAGCTGGGCGGCCTCCCGGTCACCGTGAAGGACGGAGTGGCCCGGCTGACGGAAGGCGATTCGCTGGCAGGGAGCACGCTGACGATGATCGGCGCCGTCCGCTTCGTCATCGAGCAGGTGGGCCTGTCCGTCGAGGAAGCGTCCCGCCTCGCGAGCATCAATCCGGCGAAGCAGCTTCGCATCGATGACATCACCGGCAGCATCGAAGTCGGCAAGCAGGCCGATCTCGTCTGGACCGACCGCGATCTGAACATCCGCCGAGTCTGGGTGAAGGGGCGCAGCCATATGCAGCAAGCCTAA
- a CDS encoding MurR/RpiR family transcriptional regulator: MSTILQAIRQKFEEYHPQERKLADYILQFPGNVVSMGITDLAEQSGTSPATVTRFCKSLLFRGYPDFKTKLAADLAQQSVPLTYQDIIAGNPLPDIIAAIETNHIRSISDTTGLLDLETLEQALQALLHARQTDLYGMATSGIVALDFYQKLIRIGKQASCFSDPHMQITSASRLGPGDVAFAISYSGETPETIEALLCAKEQGATAISLTKVGANRLASLADIRLFASSLEEGIRRGDMASRIAQLHIIDILFAGMTSEEFHERIPMLEHSYRMVRKYRKAKGR; encoded by the coding sequence TTGTCCACAATATTGCAGGCGATCCGGCAAAAATTCGAAGAATATCACCCGCAGGAGCGGAAGCTAGCCGACTACATTTTGCAATTTCCGGGAAATGTAGTGTCGATGGGCATAACGGATTTGGCCGAACAGTCAGGCACCTCGCCCGCGACGGTGACGAGATTCTGCAAATCGCTCCTCTTCCGGGGATATCCAGATTTCAAGACGAAGCTCGCCGCCGATCTGGCACAGCAAAGCGTACCGCTCACTTACCAAGACATCATTGCAGGCAACCCGCTGCCAGACATCATTGCCGCTATCGAGACCAACCATATCCGCTCTATCTCCGATACGACCGGATTATTGGATCTGGAGACCTTGGAGCAGGCCCTGCAGGCGCTTCTTCATGCCCGGCAAACCGATCTTTACGGCATGGCCACTTCCGGAATCGTGGCGTTGGATTTCTATCAGAAGCTCATTCGCATCGGCAAGCAGGCATCCTGCTTCTCCGACCCGCATATGCAGATTACATCGGCTTCCCGGCTCGGACCGGGGGATGTCGCCTTCGCCATCTCCTATTCCGGCGAGACGCCGGAGACGATCGAGGCGCTGCTGTGCGCGAAGGAACAGGGGGCGACCGCCATTTCCTTGACGAAGGTGGGAGCGAACCGTCTCGCTTCGCTGGCGGACATTCGACTGTTCGCCTCCTCGCTGGAGGAGGGCATCCGCCGCGGCGATATGGCCTCGCGCATCGCGCAGCTGCATATCATCGACATTCTGTTCGCGGGCATGACGAGTGAGGAGTTCCACGAACGCATTCCGATGCTGGAACACTCGTACCGGATGGTGCGGAAGTATCGTAAAGCTAAAGGGAGGTAA
- a CDS encoding helix-turn-helix domain-containing protein codes for MKGSDHKSKFLLTNREREVFELLVQDKTTRDIAQLLFISEKTVRNHISNVMQKLNVKGRSQAVVELIKLGELKI; via the coding sequence TTGAAGGGTAGCGATCACAAAAGCAAGTTCCTGTTAACGAACCGTGAACGCGAAGTCTTTGAATTGCTTGTTCAAGACAAAACGACCCGCGACATCGCGCAACTGCTGTTCATTAGCGAGAAGACAGTCCGAAACCACATCTCCAACGTGATGCAAAAATTAAATGTGAAAGGTCGGTCGCAAGCGGTTGTCGAACTGATCAAGCTTGGGGAGTTAAAAATCTGA
- the nagB gene encoding glucosamine-6-phosphate deaminase, with translation MNILTFETNEELNQNGAAIIASLVQTKPHAVLGMATGSTPIGIYQELIRLCGKGYVSFKQVTSYNLDEYVGLPSDHSETYRTFMNKQLFDHIDIDKANTHVPDGNASDLEAESKRYDKMLSDASIDLQLLGLGHNGHIGFNEPDRHLQSRTHVVTLKEETRQANKRFFNSIDEVPTQAITMGVGSILKAKMIMLVVRGADKADIVHRALTGPITTDIPASLLQTHPNVVVLLDKEAAKHFHE, from the coding sequence ATGAATATTTTGACGTTCGAGACCAATGAAGAATTGAACCAGAACGGGGCCGCCATTATTGCGAGCCTCGTGCAGACGAAGCCTCATGCCGTGCTTGGCATGGCGACGGGAAGCACGCCGATCGGCATCTATCAGGAGCTAATCCGGCTCTGCGGGAAAGGATATGTCAGCTTCAAGCAGGTCACCTCGTACAATCTGGATGAATATGTCGGTCTGCCTTCCGATCATTCGGAGACATACCGCACCTTCATGAACAAGCAATTATTTGATCACATCGACATTGATAAAGCGAACACCCATGTGCCTGACGGCAACGCATCCGATCTGGAGGCTGAGAGCAAGCGCTACGACAAAATGCTCTCCGACGCCTCCATCGACCTTCAACTGCTGGGCCTGGGCCATAACGGCCATATCGGCTTCAACGAACCTGACCGCCACCTGCAGAGCCGCACGCATGTCGTCACGCTCAAGGAAGAGACGCGCCAGGCGAACAAGCGCTTTTTCAACTCGATTGACGAAGTGCCTACGCAGGCGATTACGATGGGCGTCGGCTCCATCCTGAAGGCGAAGATGATCATGCTCGTCGTCCGCGGCGCAGACAAGGCGGACATCGTTCATCGCGCGCTGACTGGCCCGATTACGACCGATATCCCGGCTTCTCTTCTTCAGACCCATCCGAACGTCGTCGTATTACTCGACAAGGAGGCGGCAAAGCATTTCCATGAATAA
- a CDS encoding sugar phosphate isomerase/epimerase family protein: MKIGVQLYTVRDETEKNFIGTLEKIAEMGYEGVEFAGYGGLKPQELADALKRLNLAAAGSHVSIEQLVEHLDEQIEMNTAIGNRYIACPWLPESRYNSLEALLHTAEQLANASDRLAEHGIKLGYHNHDFEFTRKLGDDTVYDTLFRIVPAEKLFTELDVCWVQYAGYDPLTVIASCKGRIPLVHYKDLRRDEQGRPLTVELGEGELDLVAIAGASKEAGAEWLIVEQDECQRPSLESIRNSRQWIKNNLGC, encoded by the coding sequence ATGAAAATCGGAGTTCAGCTTTATACGGTGAGAGACGAGACCGAAAAGAACTTCATCGGCACGCTGGAAAAAATAGCGGAGATGGGCTACGAAGGCGTGGAATTTGCCGGTTACGGCGGACTGAAGCCGCAGGAACTGGCGGACGCCCTCAAACGGCTGAATCTCGCTGCCGCAGGGTCCCATGTCAGCATTGAGCAGCTGGTCGAACACCTCGACGAGCAGATCGAGATGAACACGGCGATCGGCAACCGGTACATCGCATGCCCGTGGCTTCCGGAGTCCCGGTACAACTCTCTCGAAGCGCTGCTGCATACGGCAGAGCAGTTGGCGAATGCATCCGACCGGCTCGCCGAGCATGGAATTAAGCTTGGCTATCATAACCATGATTTTGAATTTACGAGAAAACTCGGAGACGATACGGTATACGATACATTGTTCCGGATCGTTCCCGCAGAGAAGCTCTTCACGGAGCTAGATGTCTGCTGGGTGCAGTATGCCGGGTACGACCCGCTTACTGTCATTGCAAGCTGCAAGGGACGGATTCCGTTGGTTCATTACAAAGATCTGCGGCGCGATGAGCAGGGACGCCCGCTCACTGTCGAACTGGGAGAAGGCGAACTCGATCTGGTCGCCATTGCCGGCGCGTCGAAGGAAGCCGGAGCGGAGTGGCTTATTGTCGAGCAGGATGAATGCCAGCGCCCGAGCCTGGAGAGCATCCGCAACAGCAGACAATGGATCAAGAACAATCTGGGGTGCTGA
- a CDS encoding ABC transporter permease subunit, which yields MRRFRAIYRKELQAYFTSPASYVAFAVYVLISSMMFYLNFVMFQPSIIDFRLVSGNAVFMYVFVIPLLTMRLLADEFRQGTDELLFTSPARLSHIVLGKYAAALVVMVLLVCLSLLYPLIMSFFGPLDWPVLLTSVLGMLLLSATMAAVGLFASTLSQHQMVAAIAGVVMLLAFWLLDMPASTSPEWGSWLAPFAMNLRLESFMKGVINGADILFFLTLSAVFLVLSIQVLDRKRWR from the coding sequence ATGCGTAGATTTCGAGCGATCTACCGGAAGGAGCTGCAAGCTTATTTTACCTCGCCGGCCTCTTATGTGGCGTTTGCCGTCTATGTGCTTATTTCCAGCATGATGTTTTATTTGAATTTCGTCATGTTCCAGCCCAGCATCATTGATTTCCGGCTTGTCTCGGGCAACGCGGTCTTCATGTATGTGTTCGTTATACCGCTGTTGACGATGCGCTTGCTGGCGGACGAATTCCGCCAAGGCACGGATGAGCTGCTATTCACCTCGCCGGCCCGGTTGAGCCATATTGTGCTTGGCAAATATGCGGCGGCTCTCGTCGTCATGGTGCTGCTCGTCTGTCTTAGTCTGCTGTACCCGCTTATCATGTCCTTTTTCGGCCCCCTGGATTGGCCGGTGCTGCTTACTTCGGTTCTCGGGATGCTGCTGCTCAGCGCAACGATGGCTGCCGTCGGCTTGTTCGCCTCGACTCTGTCCCAGCACCAGATGGTGGCGGCGATTGCGGGCGTAGTCATGCTGCTAGCCTTCTGGCTGCTCGATATGCCCGCATCCACCTCTCCGGAATGGGGAAGCTGGCTTGCGCCATTCGCCATGAATCTGCGATTGGAGTCGTTCATGAAAGGCGTAATCAACGGGGCTGACATTCTCTTTTTCTTGACGCTGTCGGCCGTATTCCTCGTGCTGAGCATTCAAGTGTTGGACAGAAAGCGGTGGAGGTAA
- a CDS encoding GldG family protein, with amino-acid sequence MKTWLRRGNAAIISAAVIGIFVLLTYIFQSFPGWQWDVTKNKSFTLSEQTLSALASVEKPIAIKLFTTPNDDEVLVREVADMAEEYAKRNRHISFKRYDLLKEPSLAEQYKLTASSIVFEQGSQRKTVGLFEMFQAGQGYSYQFSGEEKMTQALRSLASDKKTKAYVLSGHQEMTMAQMNVLRTSLQEDNVELEELNLLQKGSVPEDADLVMLVGMKQDVSDKEAELLQKYVEGTGKLYIALGFDEKMATEWPNIHRLLKSLGVESTNSVAVEPSEGLLYDPFTIMPDYNEHEMTEKLIQYRMMMTLSLSIPLKIGENDAFEAREILHTTDKAYGETDIPRLVQEGSERDDKDIPGPLTLGAVVKSKDGQPKAVVIGGSSYMADAYIYTQGNRDFALNSIHWLEENQDQVTIRPREKAAYQLAYLTPAQGKTILWVTVIGFPAVLLLIGAGLWWRRRHAS; translated from the coding sequence ATGAAAACATGGCTGCGTCGTGGAAATGCGGCAATTATCTCGGCCGCGGTAATAGGAATTTTCGTACTGCTTACTTATATATTCCAGTCCTTCCCGGGATGGCAGTGGGACGTGACGAAGAACAAATCCTTCACGCTGTCGGAGCAGACGCTCTCGGCGCTGGCTTCCGTCGAGAAGCCGATCGCGATCAAGCTGTTCACCACCCCGAACGATGATGAAGTGCTGGTTCGCGAGGTTGCGGACATGGCGGAGGAATATGCCAAGCGCAACCGCCATATTTCGTTCAAGCGGTATGATCTGTTGAAGGAGCCTTCGCTGGCGGAGCAGTATAAGCTGACGGCAAGCTCGATTGTATTCGAGCAGGGAAGCCAGCGCAAAACAGTTGGCTTATTTGAAATGTTCCAAGCCGGACAGGGGTATTCTTATCAATTCAGCGGCGAGGAAAAAATGACGCAGGCGCTGCGAAGCCTTGCCTCTGACAAAAAAACAAAGGCTTACGTTCTAAGCGGGCATCAGGAAATGACGATGGCGCAAATGAATGTGCTGCGAACCAGCTTGCAGGAGGATAATGTGGAGCTTGAGGAGCTGAACCTGCTGCAGAAGGGCAGCGTGCCGGAGGATGCCGATCTCGTGATGCTAGTCGGCATGAAGCAGGATGTGAGCGATAAGGAAGCGGAACTCCTCCAGAAGTATGTAGAAGGGACAGGAAAGCTGTACATTGCGCTTGGCTTCGATGAAAAGATGGCCACGGAATGGCCGAATATTCATCGGCTGCTGAAGTCGCTCGGCGTAGAAAGCACGAACTCGGTCGCTGTCGAGCCGTCCGAAGGCTTGCTGTATGATCCGTTCACGATCATGCCGGATTATAACGAGCATGAAATGACAGAGAAGCTTATCCAGTACCGCATGATGATGACCTTGTCGTTAAGCATTCCGCTCAAGATCGGAGAGAACGATGCGTTCGAGGCGCGAGAAATATTGCACACGACTGACAAGGCCTATGGAGAAACGGATATCCCGCGCTTGGTCCAAGAAGGAAGCGAACGGGACGACAAGGATATCCCGGGTCCGCTGACACTCGGGGCGGTCGTCAAGTCGAAGGACGGGCAGCCAAAAGCTGTTGTCATCGGCGGTTCGAGCTATATGGCGGATGCTTATATTTATACCCAGGGCAACCGGGACTTCGCGCTGAACAGTATTCACTGGCTCGAGGAGAATCAGGATCAGGTTACGATTCGGCCCCGCGAAAAGGCCGCCTACCAGCTAGCGTATTTGACGCCGGCTCAAGGTAAAACGATTTTATGGGTGACCGTGATCGGATTCCCGGCCGTGCTGCTCCTGATTGGAGCGGGACTGTGGTGGAGAAGGAGACATGCGTCATGA
- a CDS encoding AraC family transcriptional regulator, with protein MSQSSEPRPDISLLFAGHARHSKAMTLVIPDLKHYLVRIQLEGSGHTWLDGGYQELKPGDLLMLSPGEYYDLKIGYRNPEASDPLRKVHSLDYYMILNGPWVEQWWSKRERPGKSAIGIDDHLLSLWREIMQEQRLFGSIKVNDIVKHLTFAFFGMLERTLTERTHPSFVNMNRTAQLAHSIKQYVEVHATEPFSLQDAADSVQLSVSRASHVFKETFQQSIMDYAIQVRITLACERILHGYMPLEQIAEMCGFQSYSYFYRTFKNRMGLSPRQFRDQRQLAAES; from the coding sequence ATGTCTCAATCCAGTGAACCGCGACCGGACATCTCCTTGCTGTTCGCCGGGCATGCCCGGCACAGCAAAGCAATGACGCTCGTCATTCCCGATCTGAAGCACTACCTGGTCCGTATCCAGCTGGAGGGCAGCGGCCACACGTGGCTCGACGGAGGGTACCAGGAGTTGAAGCCCGGCGATCTCCTGATGCTCAGCCCGGGCGAATATTATGATCTGAAGATTGGCTACCGCAATCCCGAGGCATCCGATCCGCTTCGCAAAGTGCACAGTCTCGATTATTATATGATTCTGAACGGCCCCTGGGTCGAACAATGGTGGTCGAAGCGCGAGCGCCCCGGCAAGTCCGCGATCGGCATCGACGACCATCTGCTGTCCCTCTGGCGGGAGATTATGCAGGAGCAGCGCCTCTTCGGCTCGATCAAGGTGAACGATATTGTCAAGCATCTCACCTTCGCCTTCTTCGGGATGCTCGAGCGGACGCTGACGGAACGTACGCACCCTTCCTTCGTGAATATGAACCGGACGGCGCAGCTCGCTCACAGCATCAAGCAATATGTCGAAGTGCATGCGACCGAGCCGTTCTCGCTCCAGGATGCCGCCGATTCCGTTCAACTGAGCGTATCGCGGGCGTCCCATGTGTTCAAGGAGACCTTTCAGCAGTCGATTATGGATTACGCGATCCAGGTACGGATTACGCTTGCCTGCGAACGAATCCTGCATGGCTACATGCCGCTGGAGCAGATTGCCGAGATGTGCGGCTTCCAGAGCTACTCCTATTTCTACCGCACCTTCAAGAACCGGATGGGGTTGTCCCCGCGCCAATTCCGGGATCAGCGCCAGCTCGCGGCCGAATCTTAA